From one Pontibacillus sp. HMF3514 genomic stretch:
- the citZ gene encoding citrate synthase, producing MAVTRGLEGIVATESSISSIIDDQLTYVGYDIDDLAQNSSFEEVIYLLWNKKLPTLNELNEFKKDLALNMAIPDEIIDHLKSYNLESVHPMAALRTAVSMLGLYDEESDVMEEEANKRKAVRLQAKMSTIVTAFGRIRKGQEPVSPREDFSFAANFLYMLNGEEPKDLEVEAINKALVLHADHELNASTFTARVCVATLSDIYSGITAAIGALKGPLHGGANERVMAMLSEIGEEDRAIDYIKEKLENKEKIMGMGHRVYEKGDPRAKHLREMSRELTKITGNSKWYNMSVKIEDYIKEHKGLPANVDFYSASVYHSLGIDHDLFTPLFAVSRVSGWLAHVLEQYENNRLIRPRADYVGPKGQKYTPIEER from the coding sequence ATGGCAGTCACAAGAGGACTAGAAGGAATCGTAGCAACTGAATCTTCTATTAGTTCCATTATCGATGACCAATTAACCTATGTGGGTTATGACATTGATGATTTAGCTCAAAATTCAAGTTTTGAAGAAGTTATTTATCTTCTTTGGAATAAAAAGCTTCCAACGCTTAATGAGTTAAATGAATTTAAAAAGGATTTGGCTCTAAACATGGCCATTCCAGATGAGATAATTGATCATCTTAAATCTTACAATCTGGAATCGGTTCACCCTATGGCAGCATTGCGTACAGCGGTATCCATGTTAGGCCTATATGATGAAGAATCTGATGTTATGGAAGAAGAGGCTAATAAGCGTAAAGCTGTGCGTCTACAAGCTAAAATGTCAACGATCGTGACAGCTTTTGGGCGTATCCGCAAAGGTCAAGAGCCTGTATCTCCGCGTGAAGATTTCAGCTTTGCAGCAAATTTCTTGTACATGCTTAATGGTGAAGAGCCGAAAGACCTTGAGGTTGAAGCGATTAATAAAGCTCTCGTACTTCACGCCGACCACGAACTAAATGCTTCTACATTCACAGCACGCGTTTGTGTAGCAACACTTTCCGATATTTACAGCGGTATCACTGCTGCAATTGGAGCTTTAAAAGGCCCATTACATGGTGGAGCAAATGAACGTGTTATGGCGATGTTATCTGAAATTGGTGAAGAAGACCGTGCTATTGATTACATTAAAGAAAAGCTAGAAAACAAAGAAAAAATCATGGGTATGGGACACCGTGTATATGAAAAAGGTGATCCACGTGCTAAGCACCTACGAGAAATGTCTCGTGAACTAACAAAGATCACTGGCAACTCTAAGTGGTATAACATGTCTGTGAAAATTGAAGATTACATTAAAGAGCATAAAGGTCTTCCTGCAAACGTAGACTTCTATTCTGCTTCTGTTTACCACAGTCTAGGTATTGACCATGATCTATTCACACCACTATTCGCAGTTAGTCGTGTGTCAGGTTGGTTAGCTCACGTACTTGAACAATATGAAAACAATCGTCTAATTCGTCCACGTGCTGATTATGTTGGACCAAAAGGACAAAAATACACACCTATTGAAGAACGCTAA
- the accA gene encoding acetyl-CoA carboxylase carboxyl transferase subunit alpha → MKQVLEFEKPVMELREKIAELKEFTSESDVDLSEEIQTLEERLVKLEADVYGNMKPWDRVQMARHAERPTTLDYINELFTGFLEFHGDRRYGDDEAIVAGVAKYKDQPVTVIGHQRGKDTKENIRRNFGMPHPEGYRKALRHMKQAEKFKRPIVCFIDTKGAYPGKAAEERGQSEAIARNLMEMAGLKVPVICVVIGEGGSGGALGLGVGDRIHMLENSTYSVISPEGAAALLWKDSGRAQQAAESMMITSYDLKQLNVIDEIIPEVKGGAHRDVRTQAQNIDHVLEQSLKELKQLTQEELLEERWEKYKKIGSYSTTEE, encoded by the coding sequence ATGAAGCAAGTATTAGAGTTCGAAAAACCTGTTATGGAGCTGCGTGAAAAAATCGCTGAACTAAAAGAGTTTACGAGCGAAAGTGACGTGGATCTTTCCGAAGAGATTCAAACCCTTGAAGAGCGCTTAGTGAAGCTTGAAGCTGATGTTTATGGGAATATGAAGCCATGGGATCGTGTTCAAATGGCTCGTCATGCTGAGCGGCCAACAACGCTTGATTATATTAATGAGCTATTTACCGGTTTTCTTGAATTTCATGGAGATCGTCGTTATGGTGATGATGAAGCGATCGTGGCTGGTGTTGCAAAGTATAAAGATCAACCCGTTACGGTGATAGGTCATCAGCGCGGTAAAGATACAAAAGAAAACATTCGCCGTAATTTTGGTATGCCTCATCCAGAAGGATATCGAAAAGCCTTACGCCATATGAAACAGGCTGAGAAATTTAAGCGTCCAATTGTATGTTTTATTGATACAAAAGGGGCTTACCCAGGTAAAGCAGCAGAGGAACGTGGGCAGAGTGAAGCGATTGCACGAAATCTAATGGAAATGGCTGGACTTAAAGTACCTGTGATTTGTGTTGTCATTGGAGAAGGTGGAAGTGGAGGAGCCCTTGGTTTAGGAGTAGGCGATCGCATCCACATGCTTGAAAACTCTACGTATTCTGTAATTTCTCCTGAAGGTGCAGCTGCGTTATTATGGAAAGATTCTGGAAGAGCTCAACAAGCTGCTGAATCTATGATGATAACCTCGTATGATTTAAAACAACTGAATGTTATTGATGAAATCATTCCTGAAGTAAAGGGTGGAGCACATCGTGATGTTCGTACTCAAGCACAAAATATTGATCACGTATTAGAACAAAGCTTAAAAGAATTAAAACAGTTGACTCAAGAGGAATTGCTTGAAGAAAGATGGGAAAAATATAAAAAGATTGGTTCCTACTCAACAACAGAAGAGTAG
- the icd gene encoding NADP-dependent isocitrate dehydrogenase: protein MHLEGFTMAEKITVENGHMNVPDHAIIPFIEGDGIGPDIWAAASKVIEAAVQKAYGDTKSIEWKEVYAGQKAYDKTGEWLPDATLETIRDYKIAIKGPLTTPIGGGIRSLNVALRQELDLFTCLRPVRWFEGVPSPVKHPEDTDMAIFRENTEDIYAGIEWQEGSPEVKKVINFLQDEMGVHNIRFPETSGIGIKPVSEEGTKRLVRSAIEYALNEGRKNVTLVHKGNIMKFTEGAFKAWGYDVAEQEYGDKVFTWRQYDEIVEKEGKEAANKAEDEAVAEGKIVVKDAIADIFLQQILTRPKEFDVVATMNLNGDYISDALAAQVGGIGIAPGANINFETGHAIFEATHGTAPKYAGQDKVNPSSVILSGVLMLEHLGWREAANLITNSMDKTIGNKTVTYDFARMMDGATEVKCSEFGDALIKNMG, encoded by the coding sequence ATGCATTTGGAGGGATTTACAATGGCTGAAAAAATTACTGTAGAAAATGGACATATGAACGTACCTGATCATGCGATCATTCCTTTTATTGAGGGTGACGGTATTGGTCCAGATATTTGGGCTGCAGCAAGTAAAGTTATCGAAGCTGCTGTACAAAAAGCTTATGGTGACACAAAGAGTATTGAATGGAAAGAAGTATATGCTGGTCAAAAAGCATATGATAAAACTGGTGAGTGGCTTCCTGACGCTACATTAGAAACAATCCGTGATTATAAGATTGCAATTAAAGGGCCTTTAACAACACCAATTGGTGGAGGAATTCGCTCTCTTAACGTAGCACTTCGTCAAGAGCTTGATCTATTTACTTGCCTACGTCCAGTACGTTGGTTTGAAGGCGTTCCATCTCCAGTTAAGCATCCAGAAGATACAGACATGGCAATCTTCCGTGAAAACACAGAGGATATCTATGCTGGTATCGAATGGCAAGAAGGTTCTCCAGAAGTGAAAAAAGTAATCAACTTCTTACAAGACGAAATGGGTGTACATAACATTCGTTTCCCTGAAACATCTGGAATCGGGATCAAGCCTGTATCTGAAGAAGGAACAAAACGCCTTGTGCGTTCTGCTATTGAATATGCACTAAATGAAGGACGTAAGAATGTTACACTTGTACACAAAGGTAACATTATGAAGTTCACTGAGGGTGCATTCAAAGCATGGGGTTACGATGTAGCTGAGCAAGAATATGGTGACAAAGTATTCACATGGAGACAGTACGATGAGATCGTAGAAAAAGAAGGTAAAGAAGCGGCAAACAAAGCAGAAGATGAAGCAGTAGCAGAAGGTAAAATTGTTGTTAAAGATGCGATTGCAGATATCTTCCTACAGCAAATCTTAACTCGTCCAAAAGAGTTTGATGTTGTTGCAACTATGAATCTTAACGGAGACTACATTTCTGATGCTCTTGCTGCTCAAGTAGGCGGAATCGGAATTGCACCAGGTGCGAATATTAACTTTGAAACAGGCCATGCAATCTTTGAAGCTACACACGGTACTGCTCCAAAATATGCTGGTCAAGATAAAGTAAACCCTTCTTCTGTAATCCTTTCTGGCGTTCTAATGTTAGAACACCTAGGTTGGAGAGAAGCAGCTAATCTAATTACAAATTCCATGGATAAAACCATTGGTAATAAGACCGTAACATATGACTTTGCTCGTATGATGGACGGTGCTACTGAAGTGAAGTGCTCCGAGTTCGGCGATGCACTAATCAAAAATATGGGCTAA
- a CDS encoding FxsA family protein: MFRWLLLFILVVPALEIGVLVWAGNLIGPWWVILLIISTGILGAYLAKQQGMETLNNAREAVYRGMIPHDEIFDGICILIGAVVLLTPGFITDAIGFTLLFPTTRAPIKSVLKRTVRKMMENGTITVFRR; encoded by the coding sequence TTGTTTCGCTGGTTATTGTTATTTATATTAGTTGTTCCAGCTTTAGAAATAGGTGTACTTGTTTGGGCAGGTAATTTAATCGGTCCATGGTGGGTCATTCTCCTGATCATATCTACCGGGATTCTAGGAGCATACCTAGCCAAACAACAAGGGATGGAAACACTAAACAACGCACGTGAAGCGGTATATAGAGGGATGATTCCTCATGACGAAATATTTGATGGTATCTGCATATTAATCGGAGCTGTTGTACTATTAACTCCTGGTTTTATTACTGATGCGATCGGATTTACACTGCTATTTCCAACTACACGAGCACCAATAAAGTCTGTATTAAAACGTACCGTAAGAAAAATGATGGAAAACGGAACCATTACGGTATTTAGACGATAA
- the pyk gene encoding pyruvate kinase, which translates to MKKTKIVCTIGPASESVEQLTQLIESGMNVARLNFSHGDYEEHGQRIENIREASRQVGETVGILLDTKGPEIRTGTLKEGEVYLEKGSISYVSMDEIDGDAERFSVTYPGLINDVHVGGKILLDDGLVELEVLEVLKEQNEIKTRVLNSGPLKNKKGVNVPNVSVNLPGITDKDANDIVFGIEQGVDFIAASFVRRASDVLEIRELLEKYNATHIQIIPKIENQEGVDNIREILEVSDGLMVARGDLGVEIPAEEVPLVQKELIRQCNTAGKPVITATQMLDSMQRNPRPTRAEASDVANAIFDGTDAIMLSGETAAGQYPVEAVQTMFNIALRAESALDHQVILSNRSRTSDMTITDAISQSVTHTAMNLSVPAIVTPTESGHTARMISKYRPKAPIVAVTSDEGVQRRLALVWGVEAVLGERSESTDDMLTVAIDRGLETGVFKRGDRVIITAGVPVGESGTTNIMKVHVVGDVLAKGQGVGRKHAYGNAVIAKDGEEATSKLQEGDILVTIGTEKDMMPAIEKAGGIITEEGGLTSHAAVVGLSLGIPVIVGVPKATQLIKDGDDITIDSSRGDIYEGHASVL; encoded by the coding sequence ATGAAAAAGACAAAGATTGTTTGTACTATTGGCCCAGCATCTGAGTCAGTTGAGCAATTAACTCAATTGATCGAATCAGGAATGAATGTGGCTCGTTTAAACTTTTCACACGGAGACTATGAGGAGCATGGACAGCGAATTGAAAATATTCGTGAAGCATCTCGTCAAGTAGGTGAAACAGTAGGTATCTTACTTGATACGAAAGGACCAGAAATCCGTACGGGTACACTAAAAGAAGGCGAAGTTTACCTTGAAAAAGGATCTATTTCTTATGTGTCTATGGATGAGATTGATGGAGATGCAGAGCGATTCTCTGTAACGTATCCAGGTCTAATCAATGACGTTCACGTGGGCGGAAAAATTCTTTTAGATGATGGTCTAGTTGAACTAGAGGTTCTTGAAGTTCTTAAAGAACAGAACGAAATTAAGACACGTGTTCTTAATTCAGGACCTTTAAAGAACAAAAAAGGTGTAAACGTTCCAAACGTAAGCGTAAACCTTCCTGGTATTACAGATAAAGATGCAAATGACATTGTTTTTGGAATTGAACAAGGTGTAGATTTCATCGCAGCATCTTTTGTTCGTCGTGCATCTGATGTTCTTGAAATTCGTGAACTGTTAGAAAAATATAATGCAACGCATATTCAAATTATCCCTAAGATTGAAAACCAAGAGGGCGTTGACAACATCAGAGAAATTCTAGAAGTAAGTGATGGCTTAATGGTTGCACGTGGTGACCTTGGTGTAGAAATTCCTGCCGAAGAAGTACCTCTTGTTCAGAAGGAACTAATTCGCCAGTGTAATACTGCAGGTAAGCCAGTAATCACAGCAACACAGATGCTTGATTCCATGCAGCGTAACCCACGTCCAACTCGCGCTGAAGCAAGTGACGTAGCTAACGCAATTTTTGATGGAACAGATGCGATTATGCTTAGTGGAGAAACAGCTGCTGGACAATACCCAGTAGAAGCGGTACAAACGATGTTTAACATTGCTCTACGTGCTGAATCTGCGCTTGATCACCAGGTGATCTTAAGCAATCGTTCTCGTACAAGTGACATGACGATTACAGATGCGATTAGCCAATCTGTAACACACACTGCTATGAACTTAAGTGTTCCAGCAATTGTCACACCTACAGAAAGCGGCCATACTGCTCGTATGATTTCAAAATATCGTCCAAAAGCTCCTATTGTAGCTGTCACATCTGACGAAGGTGTTCAGCGTAGACTAGCTCTAGTATGGGGCGTTGAGGCTGTTCTTGGTGAACGCTCTGAATCCACTGATGATATGTTAACTGTAGCGATTGATCGTGGACTAGAAACAGGCGTATTCAAACGTGGAGATCGTGTTATCATCACTGCAGGTGTTCCTGTTGGTGAAAGTGGTACTACAAATATCATGAAAGTTCATGTTGTAGGTGACGTTCTTGCTAAAGGTCAAGGTGTAGGTCGTAAACATGCATATGGTAATGCTGTTATTGCTAAAGATGGTGAAGAAGCTACAAGCAAGCTTCAAGAAGGAGATATCCTTGTAACCATTGGTACTGAAAAAGACATGATGCCAGCGATCGAAAAAGCAGGCGGAATCATTACAGAAGAAGGCGGATTAACTTCACACGCAGCTGTTGTAGGTCTTAGCCTTGGAATCCCTGTAATTGTTGGAGTTCCAAAAGCAACACAACTTATTAAAGACGGAGACGATATTACAATCGACTCTTCACGCGGCGACATTTACGAAGGTCACGCAAGCGTACTTTAA
- the ytvI gene encoding sporulation integral membrane protein YtvI yields the protein MDMHHFWINLWRVARFLLVAFIIITGCITVYYTAQYTYPFIIAIGIAFLMNPLVNLLENKAKVPRPLSVFLTILLILAAIIGVIVLLVVELIDGFNNLANIIPSHFKDLVSYVQGVITAQVIPFYQRLTTIINTLDPTQQEKVLEQIQTIGTKVAESGATWLKLLLNSIPSQLGKLPNLATIIIFSLLGTFFISKDWYKLKEKILQFAPEPLTVSSGNVLKGLQKALFGFMKAQFTLISITAFIVLAGLLILRVDYAVTIAMITGAVDLLPYLGTGFIFIPWIIYMFFTGNYFMTIGLSILYIIVIVQRQMMEPKVLSTNIGLDPLATLVALFVGFKMFSFLGLIIGPVTLVILNTLYRSGVFHDTWRYILGRSQ from the coding sequence ATGGACATGCATCATTTTTGGATAAATCTTTGGCGTGTAGCACGCTTTTTATTAGTTGCTTTCATTATTATCACCGGATGCATTACTGTTTATTACACTGCGCAATATACGTATCCTTTTATAATTGCAATTGGGATAGCATTTTTAATGAATCCACTTGTGAATTTATTGGAGAATAAAGCAAAGGTACCTCGCCCATTATCAGTATTTCTTACGATATTACTTATATTAGCTGCCATTATAGGTGTTATCGTTCTCCTCGTCGTTGAGCTAATTGATGGTTTCAATAATTTAGCCAATATCATACCTAGTCATTTTAAAGACTTAGTGAGTTATGTACAAGGTGTCATAACTGCACAGGTCATTCCTTTTTATCAAAGATTAACTACAATAATTAATACTTTAGATCCCACACAACAAGAGAAAGTTTTAGAACAAATTCAAACGATCGGAACTAAAGTTGCTGAAAGCGGTGCGACATGGTTAAAACTGTTGTTAAATAGCATCCCTAGTCAATTAGGTAAACTACCAAATCTAGCTACTATTATCATCTTCTCTTTATTAGGGACATTTTTCATTAGTAAGGACTGGTATAAATTAAAGGAGAAAATTCTTCAGTTTGCTCCTGAACCATTAACCGTATCAAGTGGTAATGTCTTAAAGGGATTACAGAAAGCCTTATTTGGATTCATGAAAGCACAATTCACTCTTATATCTATTACAGCATTTATAGTATTAGCTGGATTATTAATTTTAAGAGTTGACTATGCGGTGACCATTGCGATGATCACTGGTGCTGTTGATTTGCTACCTTATTTAGGGACAGGGTTTATCTTTATTCCATGGATCATTTATATGTTTTTTACTGGTAATTACTTCATGACAATAGGTCTTTCCATTTTGTATATTATAGTGATTGTGCAAAGACAAATGATGGAGCCTAAAGTGTTATCAACGAACATCGGCCTTGATCCTTTAGCCACACTTGTAGCTTTATTTGTAGGGTTTAAGATGTTTAGTTTCTTGGGGCTTATTATTGGACCTGTTACATTGGTTATTCTAAATACACTCTATCGATCAGGAGTATTTCATGATACTTGGAGATATATTTTGGGACGGTCACAATAA
- a CDS encoding FadR/GntR family transcriptional regulator, with amino-acid sequence MPSKSKVYEEVLKEIRRYIEFEGLSPGDKLPSERELAEQLNAGRSSVREALRAMELLGLIETRRGEGTFLSSYRPYHMVEILSAFILQESKTKENLKATKQIIEKEAAKIAMEQLEEKDFKELKKMIQFFEKGSETFHYEFFTVLFEAGENQLLQKIWRLMEEFSRTFHKPVYNIELYKSYIEALKEKNEQKIEKLSSQFYDEENVEIS; translated from the coding sequence ATGCCATCGAAATCTAAAGTGTATGAAGAGGTATTGAAAGAGATACGTCGTTACATTGAGTTTGAGGGCCTTTCACCAGGCGATAAGCTTCCTTCAGAGAGGGAATTGGCTGAGCAGCTTAATGCAGGTCGCTCTTCTGTTCGGGAAGCTCTAAGGGCAATGGAATTATTAGGTTTAATTGAAACGAGACGAGGCGAAGGGACATTTCTCAGTTCATATCGCCCTTATCATATGGTAGAGATTCTATCAGCCTTTATTTTGCAGGAGTCAAAAACAAAGGAAAACTTGAAAGCAACAAAGCAGATAATCGAAAAAGAGGCTGCTAAAATAGCGATGGAGCAATTAGAAGAAAAGGATTTTAAAGAATTAAAGAAGATGATTCAATTCTTTGAAAAGGGCTCTGAAACGTTTCATTATGAGTTCTTCACCGTTCTTTTTGAAGCTGGGGAAAACCAGCTTCTCCAAAAGATCTGGAGGCTTATGGAAGAGTTTTCTCGTACATTCCATAAACCTGTATATAATATTGAACTTTATAAATCCTATATAGAAGCCTTAAAAGAAAAGAACGAGCAAAAGATTGAGAAATTAAGTTCTCAGTTCTACGATGAAGAAAATGTCGAAATATCCTAG
- the pfkA gene encoding 6-phosphofructokinase, which translates to MKKIGVLTSGGDAPGMNAAIRSVVRKCIYHDVEVYGIYYGYQGLIDGDIKKMEIGSVGDIIQRGGTMLYTARCEDFKTPEGRQKGIDQLEKHGIEGLVVIGGDGSFMGAKKLTEAGYPCIGVPGTIDNDIPMTDFTIGFDTAINTVIDAIDKIRDTATSHERTYVIEVMGRDAGDIALWTGLADGAESILIPEVDDNFEDIIERLKRGHERGKRHSIIIVAEGVGSGFDYGQRIQDATNLETRVTVLGHTQRGGSPTAFDRVLASRLGAQAVDLLLEGKAGRMVGIQNNKLVDHDIIEALNNKHQLDLDMYKLSKELSI; encoded by the coding sequence ATGAAAAAAATAGGCGTTTTGACTAGTGGGGGAGACGCACCAGGGATGAATGCAGCGATTCGTTCTGTTGTGCGTAAATGTATCTATCACGATGTTGAAGTATATGGAATCTATTACGGATATCAAGGACTTATTGACGGGGACATCAAAAAAATGGAGATTGGGTCTGTAGGAGATATTATTCAGCGAGGCGGAACAATGTTGTACACGGCTCGTTGCGAAGACTTCAAAACTCCTGAAGGTCGACAAAAAGGGATCGATCAACTGGAGAAGCATGGTATTGAAGGACTTGTTGTCATTGGAGGAGATGGTTCCTTCATGGGCGCTAAGAAATTAACAGAAGCAGGTTATCCTTGCATAGGCGTCCCTGGAACAATCGACAATGATATTCCAATGACTGATTTCACAATTGGCTTCGATACAGCTATAAACACAGTTATTGACGCAATTGATAAAATCCGTGACACTGCTACTTCTCATGAACGTACATACGTCATTGAGGTAATGGGACGAGATGCAGGAGATATTGCACTTTGGACAGGCTTAGCTGATGGTGCAGAAAGTATCTTGATTCCAGAAGTAGATGACAACTTTGAAGATATTATTGAACGCTTAAAGCGAGGACATGAACGTGGTAAGCGTCATAGTATCATTATCGTAGCTGAAGGTGTTGGATCTGGTTTCGATTATGGACAGAGAATTCAAGATGCTACTAACCTTGAAACACGTGTGACAGTATTAGGTCATACACAGCGAGGTGGCTCACCAACAGCATTTGATCGTGTGTTAGCTAGTCGTTTAGGTGCACAAGCTGTTGACCTTCTACTCGAAGGAAAAGCAGGACGCATGGTTGGTATTCAAAATAACAAACTCGTTGACCATGACATTATTGAAGCATTAAACAACAAGCATCAACTTGATTTAGATATGTATAAGCTTTCCAAAGAACTATCGATCTAA
- the accD gene encoding acetyl-CoA carboxylase, carboxyltransferase subunit beta has translation MLKDFFSKKKKYASIPREKAKQDVPEGLMKKCPNCHKIFYRKELKKNLNVCPNCGFHEQLNAYERIDYLFDENTFEEWDREIVSENPLGFPEYLEKLEKDREKTGLNEAVVTGKGSIDGVETACAVMDSRFRMGSMGSVVGEKIARAVERARELQIPFIIFTASGGARMQEGVLSLMQMSKTSVAIQRFNESGGLMISFMTHPTTGGVSASFASIGDYNFAEPGALIGFAGRRIIEQTIREELPEDFQTAEFLLKHGQLDRVVHRQDMKEVLSTLLDIHQGGEQSS, from the coding sequence TTGCTTAAAGACTTTTTTAGCAAGAAGAAAAAATATGCATCGATCCCTCGTGAAAAAGCGAAACAAGATGTTCCTGAAGGTTTGATGAAAAAATGTCCCAATTGCCATAAAATCTTCTATCGAAAAGAGTTAAAGAAGAATTTAAATGTTTGTCCAAATTGTGGTTTTCATGAACAATTAAATGCTTATGAGCGCATTGATTACCTGTTTGATGAAAACACATTTGAAGAGTGGGATCGTGAAATTGTTTCAGAAAACCCATTAGGATTTCCTGAATACTTAGAAAAGCTCGAAAAAGATCGTGAAAAAACGGGTTTAAATGAAGCTGTAGTAACAGGTAAAGGCTCTATCGATGGTGTAGAGACGGCTTGTGCTGTTATGGATTCACGCTTCCGTATGGGGAGTATGGGTTCTGTTGTGGGAGAAAAGATTGCGCGTGCTGTAGAACGAGCACGAGAGCTTCAAATTCCTTTTATAATTTTTACAGCTAGTGGTGGAGCCCGAATGCAAGAAGGGGTCTTAAGCTTAATGCAAATGTCTAAGACGTCCGTTGCAATTCAGCGATTCAATGAATCAGGAGGGTTGATGATCTCTTTCATGACTCACCCTACTACAGGTGGTGTATCTGCAAGTTTTGCTTCAATTGGAGATTACAACTTTGCAGAACCTGGTGCCTTAATTGGTTTTGCAGGAAGACGTATCATTGAGCAAACGATCCGTGAAGAGCTTCCAGAAGACTTCCAAACGGCTGAATTTTTACTAAAACACGGTCAGTTGGATCGTGTTGTACACCGTCAAGATATGAAAGAGGTATTATCCACCCTATTAGATATTCACCAGGGAGGGGAGCAATCGTCATGA
- the mdh gene encoding malate dehydrogenase, producing the protein MAIQRRKVSVIGAGFTGATTALMIAQKELADVVLVDIPDQEKPTQGKALDMLEASPVQGFDSNITGTANYEDTADSDLVIITAGIARKPGMSRDDLVATNSKIMKSVTQQIVKYSPETTIVVLTNPVDAMTYSVFKESGFPKHRVIGQSGVLDTARFRTFIAQELNLSVKDITGFVLGGHGDDMVPLIRYSYAGGIPLDKLISPERLDEIVERTRKGGGEIVGLLGNGSAYYAPAASLTEMAEAILKDQRRVLPAIAYLEGEYGYKDIYLGVPTILGGNGLEDIIELDLTEDEKAALDKSADSVKHVMNVIE; encoded by the coding sequence ATGGCTATCCAAAGAAGAAAAGTATCTGTTATTGGCGCTGGTTTTACTGGTGCTACAACAGCTTTAATGATTGCACAAAAAGAACTTGCTGATGTTGTACTAGTAGATATTCCTGACCAGGAAAAACCTACACAAGGTAAAGCCTTAGATATGCTTGAAGCAAGCCCTGTACAAGGCTTTGATTCAAATATTACAGGTACAGCAAACTACGAGGATACTGCTGATTCTGATCTTGTTATTATCACTGCTGGTATTGCTCGTAAGCCTGGTATGAGCCGTGATGACCTAGTTGCAACGAACTCTAAAATTATGAAGAGTGTAACTCAGCAAATCGTAAAATATTCTCCTGAAACAACAATCGTTGTATTAACAAACCCTGTTGATGCAATGACGTACTCTGTATTCAAGGAATCTGGATTCCCTAAACACCGTGTAATTGGTCAAAGTGGTGTGCTGGATACGGCGCGCTTCCGTACCTTCATCGCACAAGAGCTTAACCTATCTGTAAAAGATATTACAGGTTTCGTTCTTGGTGGTCATGGTGATGATATGGTGCCACTTATCCGTTACTCTTACGCTGGAGGTATTCCTCTAGATAAGTTAATTTCTCCAGAGCGTCTTGATGAAATTGTTGAGCGCACACGTAAAGGTGGGGGAGAAATTGTAGGGCTTCTTGGTAACGGTAGTGCATATTATGCACCAGCTGCCTCACTAACGGAGATGGCTGAAGCGATTCTTAAAGACCAACGTCGTGTGTTACCAGCTATCGCTTACCTTGAAGGTGAGTATGGCTATAAAGATATTTATTTAGGTGTACCTACAATCTTAGGTGGTAATGGTTTAGAGGATATTATTGAACTAGATCTTACTGAAGATGAGAAGGCTGCATTAGATAAATCAGCAGACTCTGTTAAACACGTAATGAATGTAATCGAATAA